Proteins encoded by one window of Leptospiraceae bacterium:
- the eat gene encoding ethanolamine permease produces the protein MSKLERNLGPFLLWGLGVGYVISGMYFGWNLGLPKGGSLGFAIATFFVMIMYIAFTFSYTELACAIPKAGGAFDYANLTLNHHLGYIAGVAQIIEFVFAPPAIAAAIGAYFHIFFPAIPVLTIAIFAYLVFTALNISGVKTAASFELVVTIFAVVELLIFAGITLPHFQYSNLEKNPLPNGIAGIFASIPFAIWFFLAIEGVANVAEEVINPQKNILIGFGFALLTLVILCILTFISSVGVSGWESIVYPEGSREMSDSPLPLALSFIVGKDSALYHMLITIGLFGLVASFHGIILASGRATYEFARVGYAPKPLGVISPKFHTPANALLANTGIGILALLTGKTSEIITLACFGALTLYIISMFALLYLHKNHPHIKGSFKVPFFPVTPIVALILAFISIVSLFVFNFTIGIFYIIILSIAYSYFYFYLRGRNHV, from the coding sequence ATGAGCAAATTAGAACGAAATCTGGGTCCGTTTTTACTTTGGGGACTCGGTGTGGGATATGTAATTTCGGGAATGTATTTTGGATGGAATTTAGGACTGCCAAAAGGCGGAAGTCTTGGATTTGCGATTGCGACATTTTTTGTAATGATTATGTATATCGCGTTTACGTTTAGTTATACGGAGCTTGCCTGTGCGATTCCGAAAGCCGGTGGTGCGTTTGACTACGCAAACTTGACATTAAATCATCATCTCGGGTATATTGCGGGTGTCGCACAGATTATCGAATTTGTATTTGCCCCTCCTGCCATTGCAGCGGCTATTGGTGCTTATTTCCATATTTTCTTTCCTGCTATTCCTGTTCTTACAATTGCCATTTTCGCCTATTTGGTATTTACCGCTCTTAACATTTCGGGCGTAAAGACTGCTGCTTCTTTTGAGTTGGTCGTAACGATTTTTGCAGTTGTCGAATTGCTTATATTTGCCGGTATCACCCTTCCTCATTTTCAATATTCTAATCTGGAAAAAAATCCTCTGCCCAATGGGATTGCAGGAATTTTTGCTTCGATTCCATTTGCTATTTGGTTTTTTTTAGCCATTGAAGGAGTTGCCAATGTTGCCGAGGAGGTTATCAATCCACAAAAAAACATTTTGATAGGATTTGGTTTTGCTTTACTGACACTTGTTATTCTTTGTATTCTCACTTTTATTTCTTCGGTTGGAGTCAGTGGTTGGGAAAGCATTGTTTACCCCGAAGGCTCTAGGGAAATGTCAGATTCTCCTCTTCCGCTTGCACTTTCTTTTATTGTAGGAAAAGACTCAGCTCTTTATCATATGCTGATTACAATCGGATTATTCGGATTAGTCGCATCTTTTCATGGAATCATTCTTGCATCCGGTAGAGCGACCTATGAATTCGCAAGAGTGGGTTATGCACCGAAGCCACTCGGAGTAATTAGTCCAAAGTTTCATACACCGGCTAATGCCTTGTTAGCCAATACTGGAATTGGAATTCTCGCCCTTCTTACAGGAAAAACTTCTGAGATTATTACACTTGCCTGCTTTGGTGCTCTTACACTGTATATCATTTCAATGTTTGCTCTTCTTTATTTGCATAAAAATCATCCGCATATCAAAGGGTCTTTTAAGGTTCCATTTTTTCCAGTCACACCAATCGTTGCACTCATTCTTGCCTTTATTTCCATTGTATCCCTTTTTGTTTTTAATTTTACGATTGGGATTTTCTATATTATAATTTTAAGTATTGCTTATTCTTATTTCTACTTTTATTTGAGAGGAAGGAACCATGTATAA